The following proteins are encoded in a genomic region of Hymenobacter siberiensis:
- a CDS encoding DsbA family oxidoreductase, whose translation MKVEIWSDVVCPFCYIGKRKFENALKDFAHRDEVEVVWHSFQLTPDFQPIPGESIHESLAKKKGVSVEEGRKMNDYMAEAAKEVGLNYQFEKTIPANTFLAHQLIHLGAHHGRQDATKERLMAAYYLEGQNIGDLDNLVKLGTEVGLDATESRAALTAGTYAEAVRLDEYHAQQIGVRGVPFFVFEDKYAVSGAQPSELFGEVLAKVYDEFKPAKPALTMVADGDTCGPEGCEI comes from the coding sequence ATGAAAGTTGAAATCTGGTCCGACGTCGTTTGCCCGTTCTGCTACATCGGCAAGCGCAAGTTTGAGAATGCCCTAAAAGACTTCGCGCACCGCGACGAAGTGGAAGTGGTGTGGCATAGCTTCCAGCTCACGCCCGATTTTCAGCCTATTCCCGGCGAAAGCATCCACGAGTCATTGGCTAAGAAAAAGGGTGTTTCGGTGGAGGAAGGCCGTAAAATGAACGACTATATGGCGGAGGCCGCCAAGGAAGTCGGCCTCAATTATCAGTTCGAAAAAACCATTCCGGCCAATACGTTCCTGGCCCACCAGCTCATTCATCTCGGCGCGCACCATGGCCGGCAGGATGCCACCAAGGAGCGTCTCATGGCTGCCTACTACCTCGAAGGCCAGAACATCGGCGACCTCGACAACCTGGTGAAGCTTGGCACCGAAGTGGGCCTCGATGCCACCGAAAGCCGCGCCGCCCTCACGGCCGGCACCTACGCCGAAGCCGTGCGCCTCGACGAGTACCACGCCCAGCAAATTGGCGTGCGCGGCGTGCCATTCTTCGTGTTCGAGGATAAATACGCCGTGTCAGGAGCCCAGCCCAGCGAGTTGTTCGGCGAGGTGCTGGCAAAGGTGTACGACGAGTTCAAGCCCGCCAAACCCGCCCTGACCATGGTGGCCGACGGCGACACCTGCGGCCCCGAGGGCTGCGAGATATAA
- a CDS encoding GNAT family N-acetyltransferase translates to MTIRWHCLPFESLPSLILYDLLRLRSEVFVVEQNCVFQDIDRQDMDAHHLLGYNEAGELAAYARLFDAGKCYEEASIGRVIVAQPFRRYSLGRELMRQALAHSDALFGPQPNKIGAQQHLERFYNEFGYEQCGPMYVEDGIPHIPMRRS, encoded by the coding sequence ATGACCATTCGCTGGCATTGCCTACCCTTCGAATCATTACCCTCCCTCATTCTCTACGACCTGCTGCGCCTGCGCTCGGAGGTGTTTGTGGTAGAGCAAAACTGTGTTTTTCAGGATATTGACCGCCAGGACATGGATGCCCACCACCTGCTGGGCTACAACGAAGCCGGCGAGCTGGCCGCCTACGCTCGCCTATTCGACGCTGGCAAGTGCTACGAGGAAGCCAGCATCGGGCGCGTCATCGTGGCCCAGCCGTTTCGGCGCTACAGCCTGGGCCGCGAGTTGATGCGGCAGGCCCTGGCGCATTCCGATGCACTCTTCGGGCCTCAACCCAATAAAATTGGCGCGCAGCAGCACCTCGAGCGGTTTTATAATGAGTTCGGCTACGAGCAGTGCGGGCCGATGTACGTGGAAGACGGCATTCCGCACATCCCCATGCGGCGGAGTTGA
- a CDS encoding DUF6624 domain-containing protein has product MKSLFFAVLLLPLLATAQTPKNPRLKHELDSIYTVDQRWRSMLFDPRINQRSDSLARALSVTRESLPTYIPGQMLRTDSTNLGRMKAILKQYGYPGKTLVGTPANEAAWYVIQHSPDIAHYLPLIQKAADKGELPFYLYAQMLDRQLMRAGKEQQYGTQAMGYTVLNPATGRREAQRPFVWPIRDAAGVNERRKKAGFPTTVEQNAANLGIPYRVLTLPDVEKMPKN; this is encoded by the coding sequence ATGAAATCCCTATTCTTCGCTGTTCTGCTACTGCCGCTACTCGCCACCGCCCAAACACCCAAAAACCCGCGCCTGAAGCACGAGCTCGATAGCATCTACACCGTGGACCAGCGCTGGCGGAGCATGCTGTTTGACCCGCGCATCAACCAGCGGTCCGACTCGCTGGCCCGGGCGCTGAGCGTGACGCGCGAAAGCCTGCCGACTTACATTCCGGGCCAGATGCTGCGCACCGACTCGACCAATCTGGGGCGAATGAAGGCAATTTTGAAGCAGTACGGCTACCCCGGCAAAACGCTGGTGGGCACGCCCGCCAACGAGGCCGCGTGGTACGTCATCCAGCACTCGCCCGACATAGCCCACTACCTGCCGCTCATCCAAAAAGCGGCCGACAAAGGCGAATTGCCCTTCTACCTCTACGCCCAGATGCTGGACCGCCAGCTCATGCGCGCCGGCAAGGAACAGCAGTACGGTACCCAGGCGATGGGCTACACCGTGCTGAACCCCGCCACCGGCCGGCGCGAGGCCCAACGGCCCTTCGTATGGCCCATCCGGGATGCGGCGGGCGTGAACGAGCGCCGAAAAAAAGCCGGCTTCCCCACCACCGTTGAGCAGAATGCCGCTAATTTGGGCATTCCGTACCGGGTGCTGACGTTGCCGGACGTGGAGAAAATGCCCAAAAACTAA